Proteins from a single region of Chryseomicrobium sp. FSL W7-1435:
- a CDS encoding FAD-dependent oxidoreductase, translated as MKQVVIVGSGIGGLTAGALLAKEGHQVTVLEAMTELAGCAGKYQRHPYLFAAGATLGMALEPGGIHDRIFRHLDISIPAERLNPVMDLHHSKFTIPYSQDRETFVNTLASQFPTYKQEIKAFYNEVFDIAKRTRTLMEPLPVMPPQQLQDVSAIVKALRPHHVKLMPILLQPLESLLHKHKLDTLKEFRHVLDGILIDSMQTTSRHASTLFSCIALDIYHQGAFYVEGGLYRFGEALASSVRSAGGVIKKPRTVTKIRRKGGGWLVEDHRGNHYEADAVVFNGDPRQLANLLESDQWKQLPKTLRDMPKKETWGTYSLYIAIDSKKLQEPLQPFQQISHGTNGEMDEGWHFFVSASKPEDRLRAPEGYQTITISTHTDLIHWDSKEKYDAYREVVKQRILHAVEGQHPGFLAAIEFIEDGAPRGWENYTMRTNGFVGGFAQTPWHALFGATSHRSGLPGLYLCGDHIFPGGGTIGVTTSGLHAARSIAKKPFI; from the coding sequence ATGAAGCAAGTTGTGATTGTTGGTTCGGGAATTGGTGGGTTAACTGCAGGAGCCTTATTGGCAAAAGAGGGACACCAAGTGACAGTTTTAGAAGCCATGACCGAGCTTGCCGGTTGTGCTGGTAAATACCAACGGCACCCGTATTTATTTGCGGCTGGAGCAACACTTGGAATGGCTTTAGAGCCTGGTGGTATTCATGACCGCATCTTTCGCCATCTAGACATTTCAATTCCAGCAGAGCGTCTTAATCCTGTTATGGACTTGCACCATTCAAAATTTACAATACCTTATTCACAAGACCGAGAGACTTTTGTCAACACACTAGCTAGCCAATTTCCTACATATAAACAAGAAATCAAAGCTTTTTATAACGAAGTATTTGATATAGCAAAGCGCACTCGTACCTTAATGGAGCCCTTACCCGTCATGCCGCCACAACAACTTCAAGATGTCTCAGCTATAGTAAAAGCTCTTCGGCCTCATCATGTAAAGCTTATGCCTATACTGCTTCAACCGTTAGAGTCCTTGTTACATAAGCATAAACTCGATACGCTCAAAGAGTTTCGACATGTACTAGACGGTATTTTGATTGACAGTATGCAGACTACTTCTCGGCATGCTTCCACATTGTTTTCCTGCATTGCTCTGGATATCTATCACCAAGGAGCTTTTTATGTGGAAGGTGGTTTGTATCGTTTTGGAGAAGCGCTCGCCTCTTCTGTCCGCTCAGCAGGCGGGGTCATCAAAAAACCTAGAACGGTCACGAAAATACGACGTAAGGGAGGTGGCTGGTTGGTGGAGGATCATAGAGGGAATCACTACGAGGCAGATGCTGTGGTGTTCAATGGAGATCCAAGACAATTAGCTAACTTGCTGGAATCGGACCAGTGGAAGCAACTGCCTAAAACGTTACGAGACATGCCGAAAAAGGAGACATGGGGGACGTATTCTCTGTACATCGCTATTGATTCGAAGAAGCTTCAAGAACCTTTACAGCCCTTCCAACAAATTTCTCACGGAACGAACGGAGAGATGGATGAAGGATGGCATTTCTTTGTATCAGCATCTAAACCAGAGGACCGCTTACGAGCACCAGAAGGGTATCAGACGATTACTATCTCCACGCATACAGACCTCATCCATTGGGATTCAAAAGAGAAGTATGATGCGTACAGAGAAGTCGTGAAGCAACGCATCCTACATGCAGTAGAAGGACAACACCCCGGTTTTCTAGCGGCAATTGAATTTATTGAGGACGGGGCACCAAGAGGGTGGGAAAATTATACGATGCGAACGAACGGATTTGTTGGCGGGTTTGCGCAAACACCTTGGCATGCCTTATTCGGAGCAACCTCTCACCGGTCTGGGCTGCCTGGACTGTATTTATGTGGCGATCACATTTTCCCAGGGGGTGGGACGATCGGAGTGACGACAAGTGGCTTACATGCTGCTCGTTCCATTGCCAAGAAGCCTTTTATTTAG
- a CDS encoding amidase: MKKIICSVLLFLLLMGGTHTMAQTPDRATWLWNPWMFYDSPQSTLTFLQQKQISIVFVQIDADIPRAKYHAFLTGAHKLNIKVYALDGAPNWGNSTGAKAKNKFKNWLANYQTNAPATAKFDGIHVDIEPYGLAEWDTKRAATIRGFQNVITELAAYAKVQKLPFEADIPFWFDEINYNNPAYGKGNLAEWTIRSTDGVALMSYRDTSQAIIDISTKEMQWGQQYGKQVRVGVETMESKEHPFISFHEEGEQAMERALVDVNTAFNGYSSFAGVSVHHVGSWMNLRP, encoded by the coding sequence ATGAAAAAAATTATTTGTAGTGTGTTGTTATTCTTATTACTTATGGGGGGCACTCACACCATGGCGCAAACGCCAGATCGAGCTACATGGTTATGGAATCCATGGATGTTTTATGATTCTCCACAATCTACTTTGACATTTTTGCAACAGAAGCAAATTTCAATCGTATTCGTCCAAATTGATGCAGATATCCCACGCGCTAAATATCATGCCTTTCTTACTGGAGCTCATAAATTGAACATAAAGGTATATGCACTCGATGGCGCTCCGAATTGGGGCAATTCGACTGGAGCTAAGGCAAAAAACAAATTTAAAAATTGGCTTGCCAATTACCAAACAAATGCACCGGCTACAGCTAAGTTTGATGGTATCCATGTAGACATCGAGCCCTATGGTCTTGCGGAATGGGACACTAAACGAGCAGCTACAATTCGAGGTTTCCAAAATGTTATCACTGAGCTTGCGGCTTATGCAAAAGTTCAAAAGCTTCCATTTGAAGCAGACATCCCTTTCTGGTTTGATGAAATCAATTACAACAATCCCGCTTATGGTAAAGGGAATCTTGCAGAATGGACCATTCGTTCAACTGATGGTGTAGCTTTAATGTCTTATCGGGATACTTCTCAAGCCATTATTGACATCTCAACAAAAGAAATGCAATGGGGACAACAGTATGGCAAACAAGTACGTGTAGGTGTCGAAACAATGGAGTCCAAGGAGCATCCGTTCATCAGTTTTCATGAAGAAGGCGAACAAGCGATGGAGCGTGCTCTTGTAGATGTGAATACTGCATTTAATGGCTATTCATCGTTTGCTGGTGTTTCCGTGCACCACGTAGGAAGTTGGATGAATTTACGTCCGTAA